Proteins encoded in a region of the Pieris brassicae chromosome 3, ilPieBrab1.1, whole genome shotgun sequence genome:
- the LOC123706797 gene encoding myogenesis-regulating glycosidase-like, with protein MDYTLLVVTLLTASSALDIKLIDKGDLKVRLEDNFHTGLNLILVRGGNRQIISVIGRHTGDVNETSVDGDVVIQNNNGTSVTISSKEADNGHVITFKWKASKSQRLEDCINLGSHHWYGGPEQKRQYWPIERLLLQDYSYVSKEADNCAVAEPYWLSSDGIFYYFDKKVPLFVDQNNINKQAACFYSQIKPPYSDKREVNELVYAIGIFENPRTAHEYAIQRYLKHPSGIPDERMLTYPVWSTWARYKRGINHETVMKFASEIKDNGFPNSHIEIDDLWELCYGSQTVDVRRFPDMKNTVDNLKSMGFRVTIWTHPFINKNCEPWYTEALNKGYLVLSEYGSVETSWWNDNATSTAYIDFTNPEARVWYTERLKTLQTEYGIDSFKFDGGESGWAPQIPVLKGDINDQPGVITADYVRTVAQFGPLVEVRTGYRTQDLPVFIRMIDKDSYWTFENGLPTIITTLLQLNMNGYPLVLPDMIGGNGYNEPPSKELFIRWLQATTFMPSLQFSYVPWDYDDETVQISRKFVKLHEEFAPKIIEACQKASQDGSPVNPPIWWIEPNNTETYDIWDQYLLGESILVAPVIEHGARQRDVYLPKGSWQAQGDPSKVFEGGDWIRGYSAPLDILPYFIKA; from the exons ATGGATTACACGTTGTTGG TGGTAACTCTGCTAACTGCGTCTTCAGCGTTGGACATTAAACTAATAGACAAAGGCGACCTAAAAGTGCGACTAGAAGACAATTTTCACACGGGTCTTAACCTAATATTAGTCCGAG GGGGTAACCGCCAGATAATATCCGTAATAGGCCGCCATACTGGGGATGTCAACGAAACGTCCGTAGATGGGGATGTGGTTATTCAGAACAATAATGGTACTAGTGTAACAATCAGTTCTAAGGAAGCGGATAATGGCCATGTCATCACATTCAAATGGAAGGCATCTAAAAGTCAACGGTTGGAGGATTGTATCAATTTAG GGAGTCACCACTGGTACGGAGGTCCAGAACAGAAACGACAGTACTGGCCTATAGAACGACTGCTTCTCCAAGATTATTCCTACGTCAGCAAAGAGGCTGACAATTGCGCTGTCGCCGAACCATACTGGCTTAGCTCTGATGGGATCTTCTACTACTTTGACAAGAAAGTTCCACTATTCGTAGACCAGAATAACATTAACAAACAAGCTGCATGTTTTTACTCACAGATCAAACCACCATACTCTGATAAAAGAGAAGTTAACGAGTTAGTATATGCCATAGGTATATTTGAAAATCCCCGGACAGCACACGAATATGCAATTCAGAGGTATTTAAAACACCCAAGTGGCATACCTGATGAAAGAATGCTGACATATCCAGTTTGGTCAACTTGGGCTCGATATAAGAGGGGTATCAACCACGAAACAGTTATGAAGTTTGCAAGTGAAATAAAAGATAACGGTTTCCCGAATAGTCATATAGAAATTGACGATCTGTGGGAATTATGCTACGGATCACAGACTGTGGATGTAAGGAGATTTCCCGATATGAAGAATACAGTAGACAACTTGAAGAGTATGGGATTTAGAGTGACCATTTGGACGCATCCATTTATCAATAAGAATTGTGAGCCTTGGTATACGGAAGCTTTGAACAAAGG GTATCTAGTTTTATCTGAATATGGTTCAGTAGAAACGAGCTGGTGGAATGACAATGCCACAAGCACTGCTTATATTGACTTTACCAATCCTGAAGCCCGTGTTTGGTACACGGAGAGGCTGAAGACTCTTCAGACTGAATATGGTATTGACAGCTTCAAGTTTGATGGCGGGGAAAGTGGCTGGGCACCACAA ATTCCAGTATTAAAAGGCGACATCAATGACCAGCCTGGCGTGATTACTGCTGACTACGTGCGGACAGTCGCACAGTTCGGTCCCTTGGTAGAAGTCAGGACTGGTTATAG gACTCAAGACCTACCCGTATTCATCCGAATGATAGATAAGGACAGTTATTGGACATTTGAAAACGGTCTACCAACGATCATCACTACTCTCCTTCAGCTCAATATGAACGGATACCCATTAGTGTTGCCAGATATGATTGGTGGAAACGGATATAATGAACCTCCATCAAAGGAACTCTTTATACGATGGTTACAAGCGACAACGTTTATGCCCAGTCTACAGTTCTCTTATGTACCGTGGGATTATGACGATGAG ACCGTACAAATAAGTCGGAAGTTTGTAAAACTCCATGAAGAATTCGCACCGAAGATCATAGAAGCGTGTCAGAAAGCATCGCAAGACGGGTCTCCAGTAAACCCTCCGATATGGTGGATTGAACCTAATAATACTGAGACTTACGATATTTGGGACC AGTATTTACTTGGTGAATCAATATTAGTAGCACCTGTAATAGAACATGGCGCAAGGCAACGTGACGTATACCTACCGAAGGGTTCGTGGCAGGCGCAAGGCGATCCTTCTAAGGTTTTCGAAGGCGGTGATTGGATACGAGGATATTCGGCACCATTAGACATCttaccatattttattaaggcttaa